The following coding sequences are from one Leishmania braziliensis MHOM/BR/75/M2904 complete genome, chromosome 36 window:
- a CDS encoding putative glycerophosphoryl diester phosphodiesterase, producing MLSASTMCQPLFQRTALAQKNQVNDKSLNQRFIRDFMSPRPHLRISLHSPDSNLPVCVACHRGDWRNYVENTLEAVESCIQMGADIVEVDVWRTSDGVLILMHDETLDRTTNGTGRVCDHTLAEVRALRLKDGLGNMTEFTVPTVEEVLLLAKDRVILNLDKADVYLDELYPLLVKTGMVEQTILKSEISFEDLCKRYSVDLLNSVIFMPIVSVTDTTTYESIDRVFATNHDLYEVNFENENTDMLHYIRKLAKSSGAALWINTIWPTTCGGYSDDHALRDKDANWGYVVDHIGAGIIQTDRPAMLLAYLQGRDS from the coding sequence ATGCTGTCAGCGTCAACCATGTGTCAGCCATTGTTTCAGCGCACTGCCCTCGCGCAGAAGAACCAGGTCAACGACAAGTCGCTCAACCAACGGTTTATCCGAGATTTCATGAGCCCACGACCTCACCTACGCATCTCGCTGCACTCCCCCGACTCCAATTTACCGGTCTGTGTCGCCTGCCACCGCGGTGACTGGCGTAACTACGTCGAGAACACGCTCGAAGCTGTGGAAAGCTGCATTCAGATGGGAGCAGACATTGTCGAAGTCGATGTCTGGCGCACGAGCGACGGCGTGCTTATCCTCATGCATGATGAGACGCTCGATCGTACAACAAACGGTACGGGTAGAGTTTGCGATCACACCCTCGCTGAGGTGCGTGCGTTGCGTCTGAAGGACGGGCTGGGGAACATGACCGAGTTCACGGTTccgacggtggaggaggtgctgctgctggcgaaggaCCGCGTCATCCTCAACCTGGACAAGGCCGACGTGTACCTGGATGAGCTCTACCCACTGCTTGTGAAGACAGGGATGGTGGAGCAGACGATACTAAAGTCGGAGATCTCCTTCGAGGACTTGTGCAAGAGGTACTCGGTGGATCTGCTCAACAGCGTTATTTTCATGCCTATCGTGAGTGTTACGGATACGACAACCTACGAGAGTATCGACCGCGTCTTCGCCACCAATCACGACCTGTACGAGGTGAATTTTGAAAATGAAAATACTGATATGCTGCACTACATTCGAAAACTCGCCAAGAGTTCCGGGGCGGCGCTGTGGATTAACACTATCTGGCCGACAACCTGCGGCGGCTACAGCGATGATCACGCTCTGCGCGACAAGGACGCCAACTGGGGCTACGTGGTGGACCACATTGGCGCCGGCATCATACAGACAGATCGACCTGCGATGCTGCTCGCGTACCTTCAAGGGCGTGACTCTTAG